A section of the Sporolituus thermophilus DSM 23256 genome encodes:
- a CDS encoding tRNA (adenine(22)-N(1))-methyltransferase, with protein MRLGARLAGIAKLVPTGTRLADIGTDHAMLPVCLVREGVISYAVAGEVHEGPFKTAKAAVARLGLENFITVRFGNGLEVLRPYEVETVVIAGMGGATIIDILSQRPEVTQTLKLLLLQPMVGAAAVRRWLKANGWCLRAEDLVEEEGRLYEIIAAVQGSSPDYEDILYDIGPLLWEGRHRLLKQHVDHLSEQITATLTAMAESLQAKKSVKYRELTRKLAQLEAKRKCLSSVTSS; from the coding sequence TTGAGACTGGGTGCACGGTTGGCGGGCATCGCCAAATTGGTCCCGACGGGAACCAGACTCGCCGATATTGGCACAGACCATGCGATGCTGCCTGTCTGCCTTGTTCGGGAGGGCGTGATTTCTTACGCCGTAGCGGGGGAAGTACATGAAGGACCTTTTAAAACAGCCAAGGCGGCTGTTGCGCGACTAGGTCTGGAGAACTTTATAACGGTGCGGTTTGGCAATGGCCTGGAAGTCCTTCGCCCTTATGAGGTTGAAACGGTTGTAATTGCCGGCATGGGCGGAGCGACAATTATTGATATTTTGTCACAGCGGCCAGAGGTAACGCAAACGCTAAAACTTTTGCTGTTGCAGCCGATGGTTGGTGCGGCGGCAGTACGGCGCTGGCTCAAGGCAAACGGTTGGTGTTTGCGTGCTGAAGACCTGGTGGAAGAGGAAGGGCGGCTCTATGAAATAATCGCCGCTGTCCAAGGCTCATCGCCCGATTATGAAGATATATTGTACGATATAGGACCGCTGCTGTGGGAAGGCCGCCACCGCTTGCTAAAACAACACGTTGATCACCTTAGCGAACAAATTACGGCTACGCTTACGGCGATGGCGGAAAGTCTGCAAGCCAAGAAATCCGTAAAATACCGGGAACTTACCCGGAAACTCGCGCAACTGGAGGCCAAGCGAAAATGCCTGTCAAGTGTCACGTCATCATAG
- a CDS encoding Nif3-like dinuclear metal center hexameric protein, translating into MPVKCHVIIDALENLAPRHLAADWDNVGLLLGSAMQDITKIFVTLDVTLAAAQYAAANGIDLIVSHHPVIFKGIKHVRTDSPTGRVLQTLIKHDVAVYAAHTNLDAAAGGVNDVLAKRLNLNDIAPLQTQYTEKLVKIVTFVPEGHVESVRNAMAAAGAGHIGNYSHCSFQTAGTGTFLPLAGTRPFIGEQGKMEYVPEYRLETIAPEAIVRRVVAAMIKAHPYEEVAYDLYPLLNSGAAYGLGRVGTLAQSLSLADFAIVVKAALGLEQLKIAGDLAAKVRKVAVCGGSGISVTSAAIAAGADVLITGDVKYHEAQDAVAAGLAIIDAGHFATEQPVVAAVASYLEECAAANNWHVAIYTDTINTDVFTVL; encoded by the coding sequence ATGCCTGTCAAGTGTCACGTCATCATAGATGCCTTAGAAAATTTGGCTCCCCGGCATTTAGCTGCCGATTGGGATAATGTCGGGCTGCTCTTAGGCAGTGCCATGCAGGACATTACCAAGATTTTCGTTACCCTGGACGTCACGCTGGCTGCGGCCCAATATGCAGCTGCCAATGGCATTGATTTGATTGTGTCGCATCATCCGGTAATATTCAAGGGTATAAAGCATGTCCGTACTGACTCGCCAACCGGGAGAGTGTTACAAACGCTTATTAAACATGATGTTGCCGTCTATGCTGCTCATACCAATCTGGATGCCGCGGCGGGCGGGGTCAATGACGTTTTGGCCAAGCGGCTCAATCTTAATGATATTGCGCCGCTCCAGACGCAATATACGGAAAAGCTTGTCAAAATCGTTACGTTTGTTCCGGAAGGGCATGTGGAATCCGTTCGCAATGCCATGGCTGCGGCCGGGGCCGGCCATATCGGCAATTACAGCCATTGTTCTTTTCAGACGGCGGGAACAGGAACTTTTTTGCCTTTAGCCGGGACCAGACCGTTTATTGGCGAGCAGGGTAAAATGGAATATGTGCCTGAATACCGTTTGGAGACTATTGCGCCAGAAGCAATTGTCCGACGGGTTGTCGCCGCTATGATCAAGGCTCATCCTTATGAAGAGGTAGCCTATGATCTTTATCCGCTTTTGAATAGTGGCGCTGCCTACGGTCTTGGCCGTGTGGGTACATTGGCCCAATCCTTGTCGCTAGCGGACTTTGCTATAGTGGTTAAAGCCGCATTGGGACTGGAGCAGCTGAAAATCGCCGGTGACCTGGCGGCTAAAGTCCGCAAAGTTGCCGTGTGCGGCGGAAGCGGCATTAGTGTAACGAGTGCGGCCATTGCCGCGGGCGCTGACGTTCTTATTACCGGTGACGTTAAATACCATGAAGCTCAGGATGCTGTTGCAGCAGGACTGGCGATCATTGACGCCGGGCATTTTGCCACCGAGCAGCCCGTTGTCGCCGCCGTAGCAAGCTACCTTGAAGAATGTGCCGCTGCCAATAATTGGCATGTGGCCATTTATACTGACACTATTAATACGGATGTTTTTACTGTGTTGTAA
- a CDS encoding zinc ribbon domain-containing protein, translating to MREQLELLWQLQAVEEQIRAIVRRRESIKADEVRQLWHEIQLLSQNIIADKEKLECQRRVCAALESDLTKLTRQLRLLEERLYKNSSGSVRELEQLRIKHESLQREIHDREEEVFRFLESCEQLADRIANQETALQDKKQRHGIGQRKIAEAIAALEGEERVLREQQKSLRCRIDPGLLATYQALNAKLAMPVAKVSQGVCSGCRRSIPTCQTRTRPGEIQFCDNCGRILFLK from the coding sequence GTGAGAGAACAATTAGAGCTTCTTTGGCAGCTCCAAGCGGTGGAAGAGCAGATTCGTGCCATTGTCCGTAGAAGGGAGAGTATCAAAGCCGACGAGGTACGCCAGCTATGGCATGAAATTCAACTGCTTTCGCAAAATATAATTGCCGATAAAGAGAAGCTGGAGTGCCAACGCCGCGTTTGTGCCGCCCTGGAAAGCGACCTGACAAAGTTAACCCGTCAGCTGCGCTTGCTTGAAGAACGGCTATACAAGAATAGCAGCGGGAGTGTTCGCGAATTGGAGCAGCTGAGAATTAAACATGAAAGTTTGCAGCGGGAAATCCACGATCGGGAAGAGGAAGTTTTCCGGTTTTTGGAGAGTTGTGAGCAACTGGCAGACAGAATAGCTAACCAGGAAACGGCCTTGCAGGATAAAAAACAGCGTCATGGTATAGGACAACGGAAAATTGCTGAGGCAATAGCCGCGCTTGAAGGCGAAGAAAGGGTACTTCGCGAACAGCAGAAGAGTCTGCGCTGCCGTATTGACCCCGGTTTATTGGCAACTTATCAAGCACTTAATGCGAAATTGGCAATGCCGGTTGCTAAGGTTAGCCAGGGTGTGTGTAGCGGCTGCCGCCGGAGTATTCCAACTTGTCAAACACGCACCCGTCCGGGCGAAATCCAGTTTTGCGACAACTGCGGCCGGATACTTTTCTTAAAGTAA
- a CDS encoding nitroreductase family protein, with amino-acid sequence MELFDAIQSRRSVRNYSPQAVSKDLLLQLLEAAVQAPSAMNSQPWAFAVIQDRELLNHYSDRAKAFLLSQMDQHPPLTKYRTALANPDFNIFYNAGTLLIVYAVPNGPHPEEDCCLAAQNIMLAAHGLGLGTCWIGFARPLLNLPEVKAELGVPAEYQAVAPLIVGYPASPVPPIPKKPPQILLWR; translated from the coding sequence TTGGAACTGTTCGATGCTATTCAATCGCGCCGCTCTGTCCGCAACTACTCCCCACAGGCAGTCAGTAAAGATTTGCTACTCCAGCTCCTTGAAGCGGCCGTCCAGGCGCCAAGCGCCATGAATTCTCAGCCCTGGGCTTTTGCCGTCATCCAGGACCGTGAGCTGCTGAACCATTATTCCGACCGGGCGAAGGCTTTTCTGTTAAGTCAAATGGACCAGCATCCCCCGCTGACCAAATACCGCACGGCACTTGCAAATCCCGATTTCAACATTTTTTATAATGCCGGCACGCTGCTCATCGTTTACGCCGTTCCTAACGGACCCCATCCGGAAGAAGATTGCTGCCTCGCGGCGCAAAATATCATGTTGGCCGCCCATGGCCTTGGTCTCGGCACCTGCTGGATCGGTTTTGCCCGGCCGCTGCTTAACCTTCCCGAAGTTAAAGCAGAACTTGGCGTGCCCGCCGAATATCAGGCCGTAGCTCCCCTCATCGTGGGTTATCCGGCCAGTCCGGTCCCCCCAATTCCGAAAAAACCGCCGCAAATCCTATTGTGGCGTTAA
- a CDS encoding ferritin family protein — translation MPSKKRTKPAKTKPIDYIPSFKQAQPPRHTLCPDDPDLLRLRDAAKNEREAIDLYLEAALRTPMADLFLDVAEDEMHHYVELMRLISSLDPVQAAVLKEENLGTLTLARVQPPDKWKAPPMWVSEAEDVAVTPPAEKDLPTIHYLTKSLAGELEATNKYQIYMAQAEHDEVRALFCHIMNEEKEHIAEFTAALYRLTNEPLPGEGEED, via the coding sequence ATGCCGTCTAAAAAAAGAACAAAACCGGCCAAAACAAAACCCATCGACTATATCCCGTCCTTTAAACAGGCCCAACCGCCAAGACATACCCTGTGCCCGGATGACCCCGATCTGCTACGGTTGCGGGATGCGGCGAAGAACGAACGCGAAGCTATAGACCTGTACCTGGAAGCGGCGCTGCGGACCCCTATGGCCGACCTTTTTCTTGATGTCGCTGAAGATGAAATGCACCACTATGTGGAATTGATGCGTCTTATTTCTTCCCTTGACCCAGTACAGGCCGCCGTGTTGAAGGAGGAAAACCTGGGGACGCTCACCCTGGCAAGAGTCCAACCGCCGGATAAATGGAAAGCACCCCCTATGTGGGTATCGGAGGCGGAAGATGTTGCCGTTACGCCGCCAGCGGAAAAAGACCTGCCTACAATTCACTATCTGACCAAGTCGCTCGCCGGCGAACTGGAAGCAACCAATAAATATCAAATTTATATGGCTCAGGCCGAGCACGATGAAGTCAGAGCTCTCTTTTGCCACATCATGAACGAAGAAAAGGAACATATCGCCGAGTTTACCGCGGCCCTCTACCGCCTGACAAACGAACCGCTCCCCGGAGAAGGCGAGGAGGATTAA
- a CDS encoding TMEM165/GDT1 family protein — protein MTAFLASLGFVVLAEMGDKTQLLGMAFATRYRWQTVMWGVLVATVLNHFFAVVVGNYITRVIPLHYVQIAAAASFIIFGLWTIRGDELGDEANGSRFNPFWTVTIAFFIAEMGDKTQLATVALAAQFKEIIPVWLGTTVGMMIANAIGIIVGIVMGRKIPERAVKWFAALVFIFFGLVGLYQALPRHLLSPSVIITVVAIILVLVYVVAKWENNGKMPHQQE, from the coding sequence GTGACAGCGTTTTTAGCGTCTTTAGGTTTCGTTGTTCTGGCGGAAATGGGGGACAAAACGCAGCTTTTAGGGATGGCGTTTGCGACGCGGTACAGGTGGCAAACGGTTATGTGGGGTGTCCTTGTTGCCACTGTTTTAAACCATTTTTTCGCGGTGGTAGTTGGTAATTACATAACGCGCGTTATCCCCCTCCATTATGTCCAGATTGCCGCTGCAGCATCGTTTATTATCTTCGGTTTGTGGACCATCCGGGGCGACGAACTGGGGGATGAAGCGAACGGTAGCCGATTTAATCCCTTTTGGACGGTTACAATTGCCTTTTTCATTGCGGAAATGGGTGATAAAACTCAGTTGGCCACGGTGGCCTTAGCCGCGCAATTTAAGGAAATTATTCCCGTGTGGCTAGGTACGACGGTAGGCATGATGATTGCCAATGCGATCGGTATCATTGTAGGGATCGTCATGGGGCGGAAAATCCCTGAGCGAGCCGTAAAATGGTTTGCTGCTCTGGTTTTTATCTTCTTTGGCTTAGTGGGGTTATACCAGGCGCTGCCGCGTCACCTTCTATCACCGTCGGTCATTATTACCGTCGTCGCCATCATTCTTGTTCTTGTTTATGTAGTGGCGAAGTGGGAAAACAATGGCAAAATGCCGCACCAGCAAGAATAA
- the trxA gene encoding thioredoxin, translating into MSVINIISQEEFEEKVLKADKPVLVDFWAPWCGPCKMVGPEVEAVAEIFAGRAYVVKVNVDDQPSLANAYRVMGVPTMLVIKNGQEINRIVGYRPRQELSAALENAL; encoded by the coding sequence GTGAGTGTAATAAATATAATCAGCCAAGAGGAATTTGAGGAAAAAGTACTTAAAGCTGACAAACCGGTACTTGTTGATTTCTGGGCGCCGTGGTGCGGACCTTGTAAGATGGTAGGGCCTGAAGTGGAGGCTGTCGCCGAAATTTTTGCCGGGCGGGCTTATGTGGTCAAAGTAAATGTTGATGACCAACCCAGTCTGGCAAATGCCTACCGGGTTATGGGGGTACCGACAATGCTGGTTATTAAAAACGGTCAAGAGATTAACCGGATAGTTGGGTATCGGCCACGGCAGGAACTTAGCGCCGCTCTGGAAAATGCATTGTAA
- a CDS encoding Sec-independent protein translocase subunit TatA/TatB: MFNFSMSELVVILIIALVVFGPSKLPEIGRAFGKSIKEFKAATSDVKEEVQKAVSLDTPANKEQSK, translated from the coding sequence ATGTTTAATTTTAGCATGTCGGAGCTTGTTGTTATTTTGATTATTGCTCTGGTCGTTTTTGGACCGTCCAAACTGCCGGAAATTGGTCGGGCTTTTGGTAAGAGCATCAAAGAATTCAAGGCCGCTACCAGCGATGTAAAGGAAGAAGTACAGAAAGCTGTATCGCTCGATACCCCTGCCAACAAAGAACAGAGCAAATGA
- a CDS encoding 4Fe-4S dicluster domain-containing protein has protein sequence MVAPIQINRELCLNNNYKKMQCDLCRKICPDGCINEDLAVDNKCCTECGLCLAVCPSEAVMGENFTPQALSKLFADPSTPVVLSCRRQDTESPWPCLGFIDARLLLALTACGTGGERCVYVDDRACEDCKKGIQAHLQKALSQANALLATYGMPPVQAGTAVAHVQPKAKPISRRAFFSELFGATVEAVRQAVIAGPACAERLPRQEMFNKYMTRQASDIPSQQVFHSLTVSDACRGCGSCAKFCPNKAITIQDQGGAAIDIYHDPMACTGCSVCIVHCPQQALSLTWATKLAKHKVAVTLLPRCTSCGQIYQPIGSQTMCLECMLKKRNQVLW, from the coding sequence ATGGTGGCTCCCATCCAAATTAACCGGGAGTTGTGTTTGAATAATAATTACAAAAAAATGCAGTGTGATCTATGCCGGAAGATTTGCCCGGATGGCTGTATTAACGAAGATTTGGCGGTAGACAACAAATGTTGCACAGAGTGCGGGCTGTGTTTGGCTGTTTGCCCGTCCGAGGCCGTTATGGGAGAAAACTTTACTCCGCAGGCTTTATCAAAGCTGTTTGCTGATCCTTCGACACCCGTTGTTTTAAGTTGCCGGCGGCAAGACACGGAGAGTCCATGGCCTTGTCTTGGCTTTATCGATGCTCGGCTGCTTTTAGCTTTGACCGCCTGTGGTACGGGCGGCGAGCGGTGCGTATATGTCGACGACCGTGCTTGTGAGGACTGCAAAAAGGGGATACAAGCCCATCTGCAAAAAGCGTTGTCTCAGGCTAATGCTTTACTTGCTACTTACGGCATGCCGCCAGTGCAGGCAGGGACCGCAGTCGCTCACGTGCAGCCTAAAGCCAAGCCTATTTCACGGCGCGCCTTCTTTTCGGAACTGTTTGGCGCTACCGTTGAAGCGGTGCGCCAAGCGGTAATTGCCGGTCCAGCGTGTGCTGAACGACTGCCGCGTCAGGAAATGTTTAATAAATACATGACCCGTCAAGCTAGCGACATACCGTCACAGCAGGTTTTTCACAGTCTGACGGTCAGCGACGCTTGCCGCGGCTGCGGCTCATGCGCCAAGTTTTGCCCGAACAAAGCGATTACGATTCAGGACCAGGGCGGTGCTGCGATTGACATATATCATGACCCTATGGCGTGCACCGGCTGTTCCGTTTGTATTGTCCACTGTCCGCAACAAGCGCTCAGCCTGACATGGGCGACTAAACTGGCTAAACACAAAGTTGCCGTCACGTTATTGCCACGCTGTACATCCTGCGGCCAAATCTATCAGCCAATCGGCTCGCAGACGATGTGCTTGGAGTGTATGTTGAAAAAACGTAATCAAGTTTTATGGTAA
- the panB gene encoding 3-methyl-2-oxobutanoate hydroxymethyltransferase produces MNRTTKITVSTFQAMKNARQKIAMLTAYDYSTAKLFDEAGIHGLLVGDSLGMVMLGYENTLPVTMEDMLHHTKAVVRGATQALVVADMPFLSYHVSTAEAVANAGRLIKEGGAQAVKLEGGAAIVDKVAAIVRAEIPVMGHLGLTPQSVHKFGGFKVQGKTSDAARQILDDALRLEEAGAFALVLECIPEAVAQLVSERLTIPTIGIGAGGGCDGQILVYQDMLGMYGAFKPKFVKQYACLGELMKGAVRQYMEEVAHGRFPAPENTFSADASILDKLY; encoded by the coding sequence ATGAACAGGACAACTAAAATTACGGTTTCCACCTTTCAGGCCATGAAGAATGCCCGTCAAAAAATTGCCATGCTTACGGCCTATGATTATTCTACGGCCAAGCTCTTCGATGAGGCAGGAATTCATGGCCTATTAGTTGGCGATTCCTTGGGGATGGTTATGCTCGGTTATGAGAATACCTTGCCTGTAACCATGGAGGACATGCTTCATCACACCAAGGCCGTTGTTCGCGGGGCCACCCAGGCATTAGTTGTTGCTGACATGCCGTTTCTTTCCTACCATGTCAGTACGGCTGAGGCGGTGGCCAATGCCGGGAGGCTGATCAAAGAAGGTGGGGCGCAAGCTGTGAAGTTGGAAGGAGGCGCCGCCATTGTCGACAAGGTTGCGGCCATTGTGCGGGCGGAAATTCCCGTCATGGGCCACCTTGGGCTGACACCGCAGTCTGTTCACAAGTTTGGCGGCTTCAAAGTCCAGGGGAAGACTAGCGATGCAGCCCGGCAAATTCTTGACGACGCGCTGCGCCTGGAGGAAGCGGGGGCGTTTGCCCTTGTCCTGGAATGTATTCCTGAGGCTGTTGCTCAACTGGTTAGCGAGCGATTAACTATTCCGACCATTGGCATTGGCGCTGGCGGCGGTTGTGATGGACAAATCCTTGTATACCAGGACATGCTAGGCATGTATGGGGCGTTTAAGCCGAAGTTTGTGAAACAGTATGCTTGTTTGGGCGAGCTGATGAAGGGGGCTGTCAGGCAATATATGGAGGAAGTGGCGCATGGGCGTTTTCCCGCACCCGAGAATACTTTCTCAGCCGATGCGTCAATTTTAGATAAACTGTATTAG
- a CDS encoding hydrogenase small subunit, with product MDKKDSLWDLFQQKNLSRRTFLKTCVAITGILGLSPAMVPEVVAAAEKKPLVPVIWLHGHECTGCDEAFIRSQSPLASDVVLNMISLEYSDTLAAAAGEPFEHHLADIMKRYAGKYILAVEGAVPLADEGIHCMVGGKTFLAALKEAAKGAAAIIEYGSCAAWGGIQAAKPNPTKSVSISDVLGNSIPIVKVPGCPPIPEVMTGVVMHYALFGQLPPLDSKGRPKQFYGNRIHDTCYRRPFFDSGMFVEKFDDAGSKAGWCLYKVGCRGPEAYNSCGNLRWWNGLSYPIQSGHGCIACGNNNFWDNGPFYERLPNIPVPNTIANADKVGMVAAGVAAAGVTVHGLLSAVQKRSSHSDNSETRRTQA from the coding sequence GTGGACAAAAAGGACTCCTTATGGGACTTATTTCAACAGAAAAATTTGAGCCGGCGCACATTCCTAAAGACCTGTGTAGCCATTACCGGCATTTTGGGGCTGTCGCCAGCAATGGTGCCGGAAGTAGTGGCCGCGGCGGAAAAGAAGCCACTTGTGCCGGTAATCTGGCTGCACGGGCACGAGTGCACCGGATGTGACGAAGCATTTATCCGCTCGCAATCGCCGCTGGCGTCTGATGTTGTGCTGAACATGATCTCACTAGAATACAGCGATACTTTAGCGGCGGCTGCCGGTGAACCTTTTGAGCATCACTTGGCGGATATTATGAAAAGGTATGCCGGAAAGTACATATTGGCGGTAGAGGGGGCCGTCCCGCTGGCGGACGAAGGAATTCACTGCATGGTCGGCGGAAAAACCTTTTTAGCGGCTTTGAAAGAGGCGGCCAAAGGTGCCGCAGCCATCATTGAGTATGGCTCCTGCGCCGCCTGGGGTGGAATTCAGGCGGCAAAACCCAATCCGACCAAGTCGGTTTCCATTAGCGATGTACTGGGCAACAGCATTCCGATTGTGAAAGTGCCCGGCTGCCCGCCCATTCCGGAGGTTATGACCGGCGTAGTGATGCATTATGCCCTGTTCGGGCAACTCCCGCCGCTGGACAGCAAAGGGCGCCCAAAACAGTTTTATGGCAACCGCATCCATGATACCTGCTATCGCCGCCCGTTCTTCGATTCCGGCATGTTTGTCGAGAAATTTGACGACGCCGGCAGCAAGGCTGGCTGGTGCTTGTATAAAGTAGGCTGCCGCGGTCCGGAAGCTTATAACTCGTGCGGCAACTTGCGGTGGTGGAACGGACTGTCCTATCCCATTCAATCAGGACACGGCTGCATCGCCTGCGGCAACAATAATTTTTGGGATAATGGCCCGTTCTATGAGCGTTTGCCCAACATTCCCGTGCCCAATACCATTGCCAATGCCGACAAGGTGGGCATGGTAGCGGCCGGCGTTGCGGCAGCCGGGGTTACAGTCCATGGGCTCTTGTCCGCCGTCCAGAAGCGGAGCAGCCATAGTGACAATAGTGAGACAAGGAGGACACAAGCATGA
- a CDS encoding nickel-dependent hydrogenase large subunit, whose translation MKRVVVDPVTRIEGHLRVELKIDEASGKVEDALSSGTAWRGIELIVRDRDPRDAWAFVQRICGVCTTVHALTSLRAVEDALGIEIPKNANYIRNIMAATQTTQDHLIHFYHLHALDWVSPVAALKADPAATAALQNVILEKYRLNFSGPMDFDFDAYPKEFPKATTLYFKEVQNKVKKIVESGQLGIFAAHWWDHPDYDTLPPEVHLLAVAHYLNLLDKQRELVASHVIFGGKNPHPHYIVGGMPCSISMNDMNAPINTERLAVVDNSISLALAAVNFFYLPDLLAIGHIYAQKGYVDGGGLAKERVLGYGDFPDEPYTGITNGDFHKKLLLRCNGVVENFAAGVEGAKFHNLEGKDYGDPNILTEGVEHSWYTYPDAGKDLHPWAGVTNPHYTGPKEGTKTNWKYLDEAGKYSWLKTPKWRGKTAEVGPLARYIIIYTKVKQGIIKPTWAEQLVVDQIDTVSKVLNLPPEKWMPSTLGRTAVRGLEAQLYAYINKYYFDKLIRNLRAGDTAVANTAKWEPSSWPKEAKGIGLHEAPRGALGHWVIIKDGKIANYQAIVPTTWNACPRDSKAGYGAYEASMIDTKVKIADKPLEILKVIHSFDPCIACATHLYDAAGNQLSVVHTDAYCRV comes from the coding sequence ATGAAGCGAGTAGTTGTTGACCCCGTAACAAGGATCGAAGGCCACTTGCGCGTAGAACTTAAAATAGATGAGGCTTCCGGCAAAGTGGAGGATGCTCTTTCCAGCGGCACCGCCTGGCGGGGTATCGAACTGATTGTCCGGGATCGCGATCCCCGTGATGCCTGGGCCTTTGTGCAACGCATCTGCGGTGTTTGCACGACTGTCCATGCTCTCACATCACTACGGGCCGTAGAAGATGCTCTTGGTATAGAAATTCCTAAGAATGCCAACTATATTCGTAATATCATGGCCGCCACCCAGACGACGCAGGACCACCTGATCCATTTTTATCACCTCCACGCCTTGGACTGGGTAAGTCCCGTGGCGGCGCTCAAAGCCGACCCGGCCGCAACGGCGGCGCTTCAAAACGTAATCCTTGAAAAATACCGCCTAAATTTCAGCGGGCCGATGGATTTTGATTTCGACGCCTATCCGAAGGAGTTCCCCAAGGCGACGACGCTGTATTTTAAAGAAGTTCAAAATAAGGTGAAAAAGATTGTCGAAAGCGGTCAGCTTGGCATTTTTGCCGCTCATTGGTGGGACCACCCCGACTACGACACTTTGCCGCCGGAAGTGCACCTTTTGGCGGTAGCCCATTACCTTAATCTGCTGGATAAACAACGGGAATTGGTCGCTTCCCACGTCATTTTTGGCGGCAAAAACCCCCATCCGCACTACATCGTCGGCGGCATGCCCTGTTCGATTTCCATGAACGACATGAATGCTCCGATCAATACCGAGCGACTGGCGGTTGTTGACAATTCCATCAGTTTGGCATTGGCGGCGGTCAATTTCTTCTACCTGCCTGACTTGCTTGCTATCGGCCATATTTACGCCCAAAAAGGTTATGTTGACGGCGGCGGTCTGGCCAAAGAGCGCGTCCTTGGCTACGGTGATTTCCCTGATGAGCCTTATACCGGTATTACTAACGGCGATTTTCATAAAAAGTTATTGCTCCGCTGTAATGGTGTGGTGGAAAACTTTGCGGCCGGAGTGGAGGGGGCCAAGTTCCACAACCTGGAAGGTAAAGATTATGGTGATCCCAACATTCTTACCGAAGGGGTGGAACATTCTTGGTATACTTATCCCGATGCCGGTAAAGACTTACACCCGTGGGCGGGTGTTACCAATCCGCACTACACCGGCCCGAAAGAGGGAACCAAGACCAACTGGAAATACCTCGACGAAGCAGGAAAATATTCTTGGCTCAAGACGCCGAAATGGCGGGGCAAGACGGCGGAAGTGGGCCCCCTTGCCCGTTACATCATCATATATACCAAGGTTAAACAGGGCATCATAAAACCGACTTGGGCGGAACAGCTTGTCGTTGACCAAATTGACACCGTATCGAAAGTGCTTAACTTGCCGCCGGAAAAATGGATGCCGTCAACGCTCGGGCGTACTGCTGTCCGCGGCTTGGAGGCGCAACTTTACGCCTATATTAACAAATATTACTTTGATAAGCTAATCCGCAACCTTCGCGCTGGCGATACGGCGGTAGCCAACACGGCTAAATGGGAACCTTCCTCCTGGCCGAAAGAAGCCAAAGGTATCGGGCTGCATGAGGCGCCGCGTGGCGCTCTTGGCCACTGGGTCATCATTAAGGATGGCAAAATCGCCAATTACCAGGCAATAGTCCCGACTACCTGGAACGCCTGTCCGCGGGACAGTAAGGCCGGATACGGGGCGTATGAGGCCAGCATGATTGACACGAAGGTAAAGATTGCCGACAAACCACTGGAAATTTTGAAGGTAATCCACTCTTTCGACCCCTGCATCGCCTGCGCTACCCACCTTTATGATGCGGCGGGCAACCAATTGTCTGTAGTCCATACCGACGCCTACTGCCGGGTGTAA
- the cybH gene encoding Ni/Fe-hydrogenase, b-type cytochrome subunit: MKEGSVKGYKIYSPFLRIFHWVMAGSIAVLFTTGLYIGNPAFSGYQGTDATFAVNYIFSMETIRFFHFSAAYLLVAALILRLYGFAINKGDRLLPKFWTKLYWEGLVNTFLHYIFLRPHHRPCLRNSLARTAYLVVYVLILLEIVTGFAMYFMINPNGLGAKLFGPFNHLFIDEYVVHLIHHYVAWAIALFVIVHVYMAVRADVMEECGEISSMITGTKFFAEEPIDLGDIADETSHRVGHREHTITG, from the coding sequence GTGAAAGAGGGATCCGTAAAAGGGTATAAGATTTATAGCCCCTTTCTTCGTATCTTTCACTGGGTAATGGCCGGCTCCATCGCCGTTTTATTTACAACCGGCTTATATATCGGCAACCCGGCGTTCAGCGGCTACCAAGGGACAGATGCCACTTTCGCCGTTAATTACATCTTTTCCATGGAGACGATCCGGTTTTTCCATTTCAGTGCAGCTTATCTCCTGGTTGCGGCTTTGATTTTACGCCTATATGGCTTTGCCATTAACAAGGGCGACAGGCTATTGCCTAAATTTTGGACGAAACTCTATTGGGAAGGTTTGGTAAACACGTTTCTCCATTATATCTTCCTCCGTCCGCATCACCGGCCGTGCTTGCGCAACTCTCTGGCTCGCACTGCCTACTTGGTAGTTTATGTTCTTATTCTTCTCGAAATCGTCACCGGCTTTGCCATGTATTTCATGATTAACCCCAATGGCTTGGGGGCGAAACTTTTCGGCCCGTTCAATCATTTGTTCATAGACGAATATGTAGTTCATCTTATCCACCACTATGTTGCCTGGGCCATTGCTCTCTTCGTGATCGTTCATGTGTATATGGCCGTCCGAGCGGATGTGATGGAAGAATGCGGCGAAATATCAAGCATGATTACCGGTACAAAATTTTTCGCCGAAGAACCAATCGATTTAGGAGATATTGCGGATGAAACAAGTCACCGTGTTGGGCATAGGGAACATACTATTACAGGATGA